In Notamacropus eugenii isolate mMacEug1 chromosome 1, mMacEug1.pri_v2, whole genome shotgun sequence, one genomic interval encodes:
- the CAMKV gene encoding caM kinase-like vesicle-associated protein, whose amino-acid sequence MPFGCVTLGEKKDYNQPSEVTDRYDLGQVIKTEEFCEIFRAKDKATGKLHTCKKFLKRDGRKVRKAAKNEIVILKMVKHPNILQLVDVFVTRKEYFIFLELATGREVFDWILDQGYYSERDTSNVVRQVLEAVAYLHSLKIVHRNLKLENLVYYNRLKNSKIVISDFHLAKLENGLIKEPCGTPEYLAPEVVGRQRYGRPVDCWAIGVIMYILLSGNPPFYEEVEEDEYENHDKNLFRKILAGDYEFDSPYWDDISQAAKDLVTRLMEVEQDQRITAEEAISHEWISGNAASDKNIKDGVCAQIEKNFARAKWKKAVRVTTLMKRLRAPEQSNAAAAQAAPATDTANPAAVGGATSAAPGGTAAAPEGSAAPAAEGTAKPAAKSGDTSATDGSATPATDGSVTPATDGSVTPATDGSVTPATDGSVTPATDRSATPASGGRATPATEERTTPVPQSSNVSAAKAAVSPELAPAQPDSTASPSTCKGEEAASPAQEARSEETG is encoded by the exons ATGCCgtttggctgtgtgactctgggagaaAAGAAGGATTATAACCAGCCATCTGAGGTGACAGACAGATATGACTTGGGGCAGGTCATCAAAAC GGAAGAGTTCTGCGAGATTTTTCGGGCCAAGGACAAGGCGACAGGAAAGCTGCACACCTGTAAGAAGTTCCTAAAGCGAGACGGGCGGAAGGTGCGCAAAGCGGCCAAGAATGAGATCGTCATCCTGAAAAT GGTGAAGCACCCCAACATCCTGCAGCTGGTGGACGTGTTTGTGACCCGCAAAGAATACTTCATTTTCTTGGAGCT GGCCACAGGGAGGGAAGTGTTTGACTGGATCTTAGACCAGGGATACTACTCAGAACGAGACACAAGCAACGTGGTGCGGCAAGTCCTGGAGGCTGTGGCCTACCTGCACTCCCTGAAGATTGTGCATCGAAACCTCAAG TTGGAAAATCTGGTATACTACAACCGGCTGAAGAATTCCAAGATTGTCATCAGCGACTTCCATCTGGCCAAACTAGAGAACGGACTCATCAAGGAACCCTGCGGGACCCCAGAGTACCTGG CCCCTGAGGTGGTCGGCCGACAGAGGTATGGACGGCCTGTGGATTGCTGGGCAATTGGAGTCATCATGTATATTCT GCTGTCAGGAAACCCCCCCTTTTATGAGGAGGTGGAAGAAGATGAATATGAAAACCATGACAAAAACTTGTTTCGCAAGATCCTTGCTGGAGACTATGAGTTTGACTCCCCATACTGGGATGACATCTCACAGGCAG CCAAAGATCTGGTGACCCGGTTGATGGAAGTGGAACAGGACCAGAGAATCACCGCTGAAGAGGCTATTTCCCATGAATG GATTTCAGGAAATGCTGCTTCAGATAAAAACATCAAGGATGGAGTCTGTGCCCAGATTGAGAAGAATTTTGCCAGGGCCAAGTGGAAG aAAGCAGTCCGAGTTACCACACTCATGAAACGGCTCCGGGCTCCAGAGCAATCCAATGCAGCTGCTGCCCAGGCTGCTCCAGCCACGGACACTGCCAACCCGGCGGCAGTTGGGGGAGCCACATCTGCAGCTCCAGGGGGCACTGCTGCTGCTCCTGAGGGCAGTGCTGCTCCAGCTGCAGAGGGCACTGCCAAGCCTGCCGCTAAAAGTGGTGACACATCTGCCACTGATGGCAGCGCCACCCCCGCCACAGATGGCAGCGTCACCCCGGCCACAGATGGCAGCGTCACTCCAGCCACCGATGGCAGCGTCACTCCAGCCACCGATGGCAGTGTCACCCCGGCCACTGACAGGAGCGCCACCCCAGCAAGTGGAGGGAGGGCCACACCTGCTACCGAAGAGCGCACTACACCAGTCCCCCAAAGCAGCAATGTGTCTGCTGCCAAGGCAGCTGTGTCCCCTGAGCTGGCCCCGGCCCAACCAGACAGCACAGCTTCTCCATCCACGTGTAAAGGAGAAGAGGCTGCCAGCCCCGCCCAGGAGGCGAGGAGCGAGGAGACCGGCTGA